The Amycolatopsis solani genome has a window encoding:
- a CDS encoding TetR/AcrR family transcriptional regulator, translating to MTGGYLKGRIRREDIITAAAAAYGELGYHGSSLREIAKRVGISHAGLLYHFPTKEALLAAVLERRDADDSEREQLQVPAGLEVLRHFVALAEHNVRHPGIVDLYSRLAAEAVAPDHPAHDYFQRHYRAARASVHESFEVLAARGQLRAGAEPALAALTFIALMDGLQVQWLTVPGDVDLVGSLRFYLRNLLTVPF from the coding sequence GTGACCGGGGGCTACCTGAAGGGCCGGATCCGCCGCGAGGACATCATCACGGCGGCCGCCGCGGCGTACGGCGAACTCGGCTACCACGGCTCGTCCCTGCGCGAGATCGCCAAGCGCGTCGGCATCTCGCACGCCGGCCTCCTCTACCACTTCCCCACCAAGGAAGCCCTGCTCGCCGCCGTGCTCGAACGCCGGGACGCCGACGACTCCGAGCGCGAGCAGCTGCAGGTGCCGGCCGGGCTCGAAGTCCTGCGCCACTTCGTCGCCCTCGCCGAGCACAACGTCCGCCACCCCGGGATCGTCGACCTCTACTCCCGGCTGGCGGCCGAAGCGGTCGCGCCGGACCACCCCGCGCACGACTACTTCCAGCGCCACTACCGGGCCGCCCGCGCCAGCGTGCACGAGTCGTTCGAGGTCCTCGCGGCGCGCGGCCAGCTGCGGGCGGGCGCCGAACCCGCGCTGGCCGCGCTGACGTTCATCGCGCTGATGGACGGCCTCCAGGTGCAGTGGCTGACCGTGCCCGGCGACGTGGACCTGGTCGGCTCGCTGCGCTTCTACCTGCGGAACCTGCTCACCGTCCCGTTCTAG
- a CDS encoding sugar phosphate isomerase/epimerase family protein gives MSDLSVQLYSVRDAFAADPADTLRRLAAIGFTQVEPYGVVENADALRAGLPANGLTAPTAHARLLGADQAAVFAAAAELGIGLVIDPLVKPEQWQDPADIAATAEALNAAAKLAAEHGVRVGYHNHWWELESRIGGRSAFEVLADQLDPAVALEVDTYWATAGGEDAPALLRRLGDRVRAIHVKDGGLATDATGQVPAGQGRVPIAEVLAAAPDALRVIEFDAYDGDLFEAVAASHAFLAGR, from the coding sequence ATGAGCGACCTTTCCGTGCAGCTTTACTCGGTCCGCGACGCCTTCGCGGCCGATCCCGCCGACACCCTGCGGCGGCTCGCCGCGATCGGCTTCACGCAGGTGGAGCCCTACGGGGTCGTCGAAAACGCCGACGCGCTGCGGGCCGGGCTGCCCGCCAACGGCCTGACCGCGCCGACCGCGCACGCCCGCCTGCTCGGCGCCGACCAGGCGGCCGTCTTCGCCGCGGCCGCCGAGCTGGGCATCGGCCTGGTGATCGACCCGCTGGTCAAGCCCGAGCAGTGGCAGGACCCGGCCGACATCGCCGCGACGGCGGAGGCGCTCAACGCCGCCGCCAAGCTCGCGGCCGAGCACGGCGTCCGCGTCGGCTACCACAACCACTGGTGGGAGCTGGAGTCCCGGATCGGCGGCCGCAGCGCGTTCGAAGTCCTCGCCGACCAGCTCGACCCGGCCGTCGCGCTGGAGGTCGACACCTACTGGGCCACCGCGGGCGGCGAGGACGCCCCGGCCCTGCTGCGACGCCTCGGCGACCGGGTCCGCGCGATCCACGTCAAGGACGGCGGCCTCGCCACCGACGCCACCGGCCAGGTCCCCGCCGGCCAGGGCCGGGTGCCGATCGCCGAGGTGCTGGCCGCCGCGCCGGACGCCCTGCGCGTGATCGAGTTCGACGCCTACGACGGCGACCTCTTCGAGGCCGTCGCCGCCAGCCACGCGTTCCTGGCCGGCCGGTGA
- a CDS encoding DeoR/GlpR family DNA-binding transcription regulator, with product MKSAERQQVIVARLRDADQVGVAELAAATGASEMTVRRDLDNLASRGVLRRVHGGAVPASPSGVEPPFAARATAAVAAKRAIAAAAAELIRDGETVVLDSGTTALELARLLRDRPVTVMPLSLHAARELADAPDVRLLLPGGEPRPGEQALVGPLTLASLRALRFDVAVLSPCAFGLDEGLTAFDLADAEVKRQALAVSARAIVLADGAKWGRAALAHVCPAERPDVVITDPGAPEDQRAALTERGVLVHVAVPTTTESR from the coding sequence GTGAAGAGCGCGGAACGGCAGCAGGTGATCGTGGCGCGGCTGCGCGACGCCGACCAGGTGGGTGTCGCCGAGCTGGCCGCGGCGACCGGCGCGTCGGAAATGACCGTGCGCCGTGACCTGGACAACTTGGCTTCGCGCGGCGTGCTGCGCCGGGTGCACGGCGGCGCGGTCCCGGCGTCGCCGTCCGGCGTCGAGCCGCCGTTCGCGGCCCGCGCCACGGCGGCCGTCGCGGCGAAGCGGGCCATCGCGGCCGCGGCGGCGGAGCTGATCCGCGACGGCGAGACGGTCGTCCTCGACAGCGGCACGACGGCGCTGGAACTGGCGCGCCTGCTGCGCGACCGGCCGGTGACGGTGATGCCGCTGTCCCTGCACGCGGCTCGCGAACTGGCCGACGCGCCCGACGTCCGTCTGCTGCTGCCCGGCGGCGAACCGCGGCCGGGGGAGCAGGCGCTGGTCGGCCCGCTGACGCTGGCTTCGCTGCGGGCGCTGCGGTTCGACGTGGCGGTGCTGAGCCCCTGCGCGTTCGGCCTCGACGAGGGGCTGACGGCCTTCGACCTCGCCGACGCGGAAGTCAAGCGGCAGGCACTGGCGGTGTCGGCGCGGGCGATCGTGCTCGCCGACGGCGCCAAGTGGGGCCGCGCCGCCCTCGCCCACGTCTGCCCCGCCGAGCGCCCGGACGTCGTGATCACCGACCCGGGCGCCCCCGAAGACCAGCGCGCGGCGCTGACCGAACGCGGCGTGCTGGTGCACGTCGCCGTCCCCACCACCACGGAGAGCCGATGA
- a CDS encoding SAM-dependent methyltransferase — MSETLSPSQKPVGVDPDRPSIARIYDGFLGGNNYYEVDRVVMEKIRTAVPEAVDIARGNRGFHNRALRMLANQTGIRQFLDCGSGLPTAENTHQIVQRIDKDHTVVYVDNDPVVLAHGRALLVENDFTHMVDADIFKPEAVLANEDVLRYIDFSEPVALLHVGTMHHFEGDGAVDVMREYIDALAPGSFVVLSHFFDPEVPELTEIAKRIEQILVQGPLGAGRFRTRAEIEAMLPGLEFVQPNATSEPGLAVCDQWWPDGPRLTPLSGSAQCVAGIVGVKR, encoded by the coding sequence ATGTCCGAAACCCTGTCGCCGAGCCAGAAGCCGGTGGGAGTCGATCCCGACCGGCCGAGCATCGCGCGGATCTACGACGGGTTCCTCGGCGGCAACAACTACTACGAGGTCGACCGCGTGGTCATGGAGAAGATCCGCACGGCGGTCCCCGAAGCGGTCGACATCGCCCGCGGCAACCGCGGGTTCCACAACCGCGCGCTGCGGATGCTGGCGAACCAGACCGGGATCCGGCAGTTCCTCGACTGCGGCTCCGGCCTGCCGACAGCGGAGAACACGCACCAGATCGTCCAGCGCATCGACAAGGACCACACGGTCGTCTACGTCGACAACGACCCGGTGGTCCTCGCGCACGGCCGCGCGCTGCTCGTCGAGAACGACTTCACGCACATGGTCGACGCGGACATCTTCAAGCCGGAAGCGGTGCTCGCGAACGAGGACGTGCTGCGGTACATCGACTTCTCCGAGCCGGTCGCGCTGCTGCACGTCGGCACGATGCACCACTTCGAGGGCGACGGCGCCGTCGACGTCATGCGCGAGTACATCGACGCGCTCGCCCCGGGTTCGTTCGTCGTGCTGTCGCACTTCTTCGACCCCGAGGTGCCGGAGCTGACCGAGATCGCCAAGCGCATCGAGCAGATCCTGGTCCAGGGCCCGCTCGGCGCCGGCCGGTTCCGCACCCGCGCCGAGATCGAAGCCATGCTGCCGGGGCTCGAGTTCGTCCAGCCCAACGCGACTTCGGAGCCGGGGCTGGCCGTGTGCGACCAGTGGTGGCCGGACGGCCCCCGCCTCACGCCGCTGTCCGGTTCGGCGCAGTGCGTGGCCGGGATCGTCGGCGTCAAGCGCTAA
- a CDS encoding MFS transporter, with amino-acid sequence MTTAPPRPRAARFATFMFFGVNGFGMGMWVVHIPNVERATGISHSTLGALLLVLGGAAFAGMQVAGPLVDKLGHRRLVPAAGVFLGLALCAPGFADSWWTLGLGLALFGFGNGAIDVGMNAHAVVVERAYPRPIMAAFHAMWSIGGAIAAVIGAATLGAGVPTGVTLTGTGLLCVVLSLVSARFLMEPSDAPAAVSAEPEAAPARRRTPGRVVWLLGLLALALMLSEGVANDWAALHMEKVLGTSASTAAFAYGAFAVAMTTGRFLTDRVAAWAGPAAIVRYGAALAAVGLTIAAAAPWVPVSLVGWALFGLGLSGGVPQLFTAAGNLDTRASGALMARVVGLGYVGLLAGPAVIGGLTHWLPLNVTFALPVILCVLAALFAGVLSPKPEPAEQPVA; translated from the coding sequence ATGACGACCGCCCCGCCCCGCCCGCGTGCCGCCCGGTTCGCGACCTTCATGTTCTTCGGCGTCAACGGGTTCGGGATGGGCATGTGGGTGGTGCACATCCCGAACGTCGAGCGCGCGACCGGCATCTCGCACAGCACCCTGGGCGCGCTGCTGCTGGTGCTCGGGGGCGCCGCCTTCGCCGGCATGCAGGTGGCCGGCCCGCTCGTCGACAAGCTCGGCCACCGGCGGCTCGTGCCGGCCGCGGGGGTGTTCCTCGGCCTCGCGCTCTGCGCGCCCGGGTTCGCGGACTCCTGGTGGACGCTCGGTCTCGGCCTCGCGCTGTTCGGGTTCGGCAACGGCGCCATCGACGTCGGGATGAACGCGCACGCGGTCGTGGTCGAGCGCGCCTACCCGCGTCCGATCATGGCGGCCTTCCACGCGATGTGGTCGATCGGCGGCGCGATCGCCGCGGTCATCGGCGCCGCGACGCTCGGCGCGGGCGTGCCCACCGGCGTCACGCTCACCGGCACCGGCCTGCTGTGCGTCGTGCTTTCCCTGGTGTCCGCGCGGTTCCTGATGGAGCCGTCCGACGCGCCCGCCGCCGTTTCGGCGGAGCCGGAAGCCGCGCCGGCCCGCCGCCGCACCCCGGGCCGCGTGGTCTGGCTGCTCGGCCTGCTGGCGCTCGCGCTGATGCTGTCCGAGGGCGTGGCGAACGACTGGGCCGCGCTGCACATGGAAAAGGTGCTCGGCACGTCGGCCTCGACGGCGGCGTTCGCGTACGGCGCCTTCGCGGTGGCGATGACGACCGGCCGGTTCCTCACCGACCGCGTCGCGGCCTGGGCGGGCCCGGCGGCGATCGTCCGCTACGGCGCCGCGCTCGCCGCGGTGGGCCTGACGATCGCCGCGGCGGCCCCGTGGGTGCCGGTGTCCCTGGTCGGCTGGGCGCTGTTCGGCCTCGGCCTCTCGGGCGGCGTCCCGCAGCTGTTCACGGCGGCGGGCAACCTCGACACCCGCGCGTCCGGCGCGCTGATGGCCCGGGTGGTCGGCCTCGGCTACGTCGGCCTCCTGGCCGGCCCGGCGGTGATCGGCGGCTTGACCCATTGGCTGCCGCTGAACGTGACGTTCGCGCTGCCGGTGATCCTGTGCGTGCTGGCGGCGTTGTTCGCCGGGGTACTCAGCCCGAAGCCCGAACCGGCGGAGCAGCCCGTCGCCTAG
- a CDS encoding cation diffusion facilitator family transporter gives MTGHGHGHRHSRWRPHSHDSTDRLDHALETSRRGVRTLVWSFVALFVTAVAQLGLVLVTGSVALLGDTIHNFADALTAVPLGIAFLLGRRAATRRYTYGLGRAEDLAGVVVVLVVAASAAIAGYESVVRLLHPAPVAHPWVVAAAGVVGFAGNELVARYRIKVGREIGSAALVADGLHARTDGFTSLAVVAGAAGVALGVPIADPIVGLGITVAILFVLRDAAKEVFRRLLDAVDPASVELAERTALDVEGVLGARDLRMRWIGHHLRAELAVTVAADLTVEAAHALAHRVEHRLVHTIPRLTAVVVHTEPSAGADRAHEAVAH, from the coding sequence ATGACCGGACATGGCCACGGCCACCGCCATTCGCGGTGGCGCCCGCACAGCCACGACAGCACCGACCGCCTCGACCACGCTCTCGAGACGAGCCGGCGCGGGGTGCGCACGCTCGTGTGGTCCTTCGTCGCGCTGTTCGTCACCGCCGTCGCGCAGCTCGGGCTCGTGCTGGTCACCGGGTCGGTGGCGCTGCTCGGCGACACCATCCACAACTTCGCCGACGCGCTGACCGCCGTGCCGCTCGGCATCGCGTTCCTGCTCGGGCGCCGGGCCGCGACCCGGCGCTACACCTACGGCCTCGGGCGGGCCGAGGACCTGGCCGGCGTAGTGGTCGTGCTGGTCGTCGCCGCTTCCGCGGCCATCGCCGGGTACGAATCCGTCGTGCGGCTGCTGCACCCCGCGCCGGTCGCGCACCCGTGGGTGGTCGCCGCGGCCGGGGTGGTCGGGTTCGCCGGCAACGAGCTCGTCGCGCGCTACCGGATCAAGGTCGGGCGCGAGATCGGGTCCGCCGCACTGGTCGCCGACGGGCTGCACGCGCGCACGGACGGCTTCACCTCGCTCGCGGTCGTCGCGGGCGCGGCCGGCGTCGCGCTCGGGGTCCCGATCGCGGACCCGATCGTCGGGCTCGGGATCACCGTCGCGATCCTGTTCGTCCTGCGCGACGCGGCGAAGGAGGTGTTCCGGCGGCTGCTCGACGCCGTCGACCCGGCGTCGGTCGAGCTGGCCGAACGCACCGCTCTCGACGTCGAGGGCGTGCTCGGCGCCCGGGACCTGCGGATGCGGTGGATCGGCCACCACCTGCGCGCCGAACTGGCGGTGACGGTGGCGGCGGACCTGACCGTCGAGGCCGCCCACGCGCTCGCGCACCGGGTGGAACACCGGCTGGTGCACACGATCCCGCGGCTGACCGCGGTGGTCGTCCACACCGAACCGAGCGCGGGAGCGGACCGGGCGCACGAGGCCGTCGCCCACTAG
- a CDS encoding ArsR/SmtB family transcription factor — translation MHASLPEFDMPTEEQVHLAAESFRLLADPTRIKVLWALLQGESSVACLAELAGAAPTAVSQHLAKLRLAGLVKGRREGTFVYYSAADNHVRGLLAQALHHAEHVDREIPAGDHAHHPA, via the coding sequence ATGCACGCGTCGCTGCCGGAGTTCGACATGCCCACCGAAGAGCAGGTCCACCTGGCCGCGGAGTCGTTCCGCCTGCTCGCCGACCCGACCCGCATCAAGGTGCTGTGGGCCCTGCTGCAGGGCGAGTCCTCGGTGGCCTGCCTGGCCGAACTGGCGGGCGCGGCCCCGACGGCGGTCAGCCAGCACCTGGCGAAGCTGCGCCTGGCGGGTCTGGTGAAGGGCCGCCGAGAGGGCACGTTCGTTTACTATTCGGCGGCGGACAACCACGTCCGCGGCCTGCTGGCCCAGGCACTGCACCACGCGGAGCACGTGGACCGCGAGATCCCGGCAGGCGACCACGCCCACCACCCGGCCTAG
- a CDS encoding Gfo/Idh/MocA family protein, with the protein MTGGPVGVGFVGAGVISGTYLENLTSFPDVRVLRIADLDTERAAARAAEYGVPRSGTVAELLDDPDVELVVNLTVPVAHVEVGLAALEAGKHVWAEKPLALDRQTGRKLLDRAREKNLRVASAPDTVLGAGLQTARQALDGGRIGRPLTALALFQVAGPELWHPAPEFYYQPGGGPLLDMGPYYLTALVHLLGPVRRVTGAGGRARDTRVVGSGPRAGTEFPVLVPTTVTALVEFERGSAQLVLSFDSALKRAGVVELTGTLGTAVLPDPNRFDGSTVLHLIGHDEPEELAPSGHPASRGTGALELARAIRAGVPERASGELAYHVLDAMLSIEESLTRGQTVEVASTVEVPPALPPGWDPYAKTL; encoded by the coding sequence GTGACCGGCGGGCCGGTCGGCGTCGGGTTCGTCGGCGCCGGCGTCATCAGCGGCACCTACCTCGAAAACCTCACGAGCTTCCCGGACGTCCGCGTGCTGCGGATCGCCGACCTCGACACCGAGCGCGCGGCGGCCCGCGCGGCCGAGTACGGCGTGCCCCGGTCGGGCACGGTCGCGGAGCTGCTCGACGACCCGGACGTCGAGCTCGTGGTCAACCTGACCGTCCCGGTCGCGCACGTCGAGGTCGGGCTGGCCGCCCTCGAAGCGGGCAAGCACGTCTGGGCGGAGAAACCCCTCGCGCTGGACCGGCAGACCGGCCGCAAGCTCCTCGATCGCGCACGGGAGAAGAACCTGCGCGTCGCCAGCGCGCCCGACACCGTGCTCGGCGCCGGGCTGCAGACCGCGCGCCAGGCCCTCGACGGCGGCCGCATCGGCCGTCCCCTGACCGCGCTGGCGCTGTTCCAGGTGGCGGGCCCGGAACTGTGGCACCCGGCACCGGAGTTCTACTACCAGCCGGGCGGCGGGCCGCTGCTCGACATGGGCCCGTACTACCTGACGGCGCTGGTGCACCTGCTCGGCCCGGTCCGGCGCGTCACCGGCGCCGGCGGGCGGGCGCGCGACACCCGCGTCGTCGGGTCCGGGCCGCGCGCGGGGACGGAGTTCCCGGTGCTGGTGCCGACGACGGTCACCGCGCTCGTCGAGTTCGAGCGCGGGTCCGCCCAGCTGGTGCTGAGCTTCGACTCGGCGCTCAAGCGGGCCGGGGTGGTCGAGCTGACCGGCACGCTCGGCACCGCCGTCCTGCCCGACCCCAACCGGTTCGACGGCTCGACCGTGCTGCACCTGATCGGGCACGACGAACCCGAAGAGCTCGCGCCGTCCGGGCACCCGGCGTCACGCGGGACCGGGGCGCTGGAGCTGGCACGGGCGATCCGGGCCGGCGTCCCCGAACGCGCGTCCGGCGAGCTGGCCTACCACGTGCTCGACGCGATGCTGTCGATCGAGGAGTCCTTGACGCGCGGGCAGACCGTCGAAGTCGCGAGCACGGTCGAGGTCCCGCCGGCACTGCCACCGGGCTGGGACCCGTACGCGAAGACCCTCTAG
- a CDS encoding RICIN domain-containing protein: MSLSRRQFVTGAVAATLLTGVNPPNAAAALRVRTVAPARGGLYAPNAAPLQPTAFLKLPPGAVTARGWLAGQLRLQLDGLCGHYAETSHFLDFTTSGWVHPERGGWEEVPYWLRGYVDLAAVTGDATAKATAGQWIDAILATQQSDGFFGPTALRTALNNGPDFWPYLPLLQALRSWQEYTGDPRIVPFLTRFLRYMNAQGKSAFDSSWVSVRWGDGLDSVFWLFNRTGDTFLLDLADKIHSFGASWVDNLPSLHNVNIAQGFREPAQYALRSGNASLTQATYAGYDTVMATYGQFPGGGFAGDENARPGFGDPRQGFETCGIVEFMASHQLLTRLTGDPVWADRCEDLAFNSLPASLDPDGRAVHYITSANSVDLDNVPKSEGQFQNGFAMQAYLPGVDQYRCCPHNYGMGWPYFTEELWLATPDNGLAAAMFSASSVTAKVGDGTAVTITEDTTYPFSEQVTFTVRTPKRLAFPLYFRIPAWCAAPRLTVAGAAVTAPAGPAFAKVDRTWADGDVVTLTLPQRTTLRTWQANHGSVSVDHGPLTYSLKIGESYERLGGTAQFPEYAVHATTPWNYGLAPDAALTFAATGGTLPSNPFTPDTAPVKITASARKIAEWTADDQDVVTPLQASPARSAAPVETVTLIPMGAARLRITAFPTATPDGTPWVAGGGGAGIRIVNRNSGKVLGVDQMSTADSARVVQFADNGTDDHVWHLVANGDGWYRIRNHHSGKVLGVDRMSTADSAIVVQFADNGTADHLWQLVDNGDGWWRLKNRNSGKVLGVAGMSTADSAQVVQFADSGTADHLWRLVPDGRVRIENRNSGKVLGVDQMSTADSARVVQFADNGTADHLWTFEPTAAGWYLIRNVNSGKVLGVDRMSTADSAIVVQFTDNGSPDHEWRLRDDGSGWFRIVNRNSGKVLGVDRMSTADSAQVVQFGDTGTADHRWRLR; this comes from the coding sequence GTGTCGCTGAGCCGCAGGCAGTTCGTCACCGGAGCCGTCGCCGCGACCCTGCTGACCGGGGTGAACCCGCCGAACGCCGCCGCCGCGCTCCGCGTCCGGACGGTGGCACCCGCGCGGGGCGGCCTCTACGCGCCCAACGCGGCGCCCCTGCAGCCCACCGCCTTCCTCAAGCTGCCGCCCGGCGCGGTCACCGCCCGCGGCTGGCTCGCCGGGCAGCTGCGGCTCCAGCTCGACGGCCTCTGCGGGCACTACGCCGAGACCTCGCACTTCCTCGATTTCACGACCAGCGGCTGGGTTCACCCGGAGCGCGGCGGCTGGGAGGAGGTGCCCTACTGGCTGCGCGGCTACGTCGACCTCGCGGCCGTCACCGGGGACGCCACCGCGAAGGCCACCGCCGGCCAGTGGATCGACGCCATCCTCGCCACGCAGCAGTCCGACGGCTTCTTCGGCCCCACGGCGTTGCGCACCGCGCTCAACAACGGCCCCGACTTCTGGCCGTACCTGCCGTTGCTGCAGGCGCTGCGGTCCTGGCAGGAGTACACCGGCGACCCGCGGATCGTCCCCTTCCTCACCCGCTTCCTCCGCTACATGAACGCCCAGGGCAAGAGCGCGTTCGACTCCAGCTGGGTGTCCGTCCGCTGGGGCGACGGCCTGGACAGCGTGTTCTGGCTGTTCAACCGCACCGGCGACACCTTCCTGCTCGACCTCGCCGACAAGATCCACAGCTTCGGCGCGAGCTGGGTCGACAACCTTCCGAGCCTGCACAACGTCAACATCGCCCAGGGCTTCCGCGAACCCGCCCAGTACGCGCTGCGGTCCGGCAACGCGAGCCTGACCCAGGCCACCTACGCCGGCTACGACACCGTGATGGCCACCTACGGCCAGTTTCCGGGTGGCGGCTTCGCCGGCGACGAGAACGCCCGGCCCGGCTTCGGCGACCCGCGGCAGGGCTTCGAGACCTGCGGGATCGTCGAGTTCATGGCGAGCCACCAGCTGCTCACCCGGCTGACCGGCGACCCCGTGTGGGCCGACCGCTGCGAGGACCTGGCCTTCAACTCGCTGCCCGCGTCGCTCGACCCGGACGGGCGCGCGGTGCACTACATCACCAGCGCGAACAGCGTCGACCTCGACAACGTGCCCAAGAGCGAAGGCCAGTTCCAGAACGGCTTCGCGATGCAGGCCTACCTGCCGGGTGTCGACCAGTACCGCTGCTGCCCGCACAACTACGGCATGGGCTGGCCGTACTTCACCGAAGAACTCTGGCTCGCCACCCCGGACAACGGGCTGGCCGCGGCGATGTTCTCGGCCAGCAGCGTCACCGCGAAGGTCGGCGACGGCACCGCCGTGACGATCACCGAAGACACCACCTACCCGTTCTCCGAGCAGGTCACCTTCACGGTCCGGACGCCGAAGCGGCTGGCGTTCCCGCTCTACTTCCGGATCCCGGCCTGGTGCGCGGCGCCGCGGCTCACGGTCGCGGGCGCGGCGGTCACGGCCCCGGCCGGGCCGGCGTTCGCCAAGGTCGACCGCACCTGGGCGGACGGTGACGTCGTCACGCTCACGCTGCCGCAGCGCACGACCCTGCGGACGTGGCAGGCGAACCACGGTTCGGTGTCCGTCGACCACGGCCCGCTGACGTACTCGCTGAAGATCGGCGAAAGCTACGAGCGGCTGGGCGGCACCGCGCAGTTCCCCGAATACGCGGTGCACGCGACGACGCCGTGGAACTACGGGCTGGCCCCGGACGCGGCGCTGACGTTCGCCGCGACCGGCGGGACGCTGCCGTCGAACCCGTTCACGCCGGACACGGCACCGGTCAAGATCACCGCGTCCGCGCGGAAGATCGCCGAGTGGACCGCGGACGACCAGGACGTCGTCACGCCGCTGCAGGCGTCACCGGCTCGCAGCGCGGCCCCGGTGGAGACGGTCACGCTGATCCCGATGGGCGCGGCGCGGCTGCGGATCACGGCGTTCCCGACCGCCACGCCGGACGGGACCCCGTGGGTGGCCGGCGGCGGGGGAGCGGGGATCCGGATCGTGAACCGCAACTCCGGCAAGGTGCTCGGCGTCGATCAGATGTCCACTGCGGACAGTGCGCGGGTGGTGCAGTTCGCCGACAACGGCACCGACGACCACGTCTGGCACCTGGTGGCGAACGGCGACGGCTGGTACCGCATCCGCAACCACCACTCGGGCAAGGTGCTGGGCGTGGACCGGATGTCCACCGCGGACAGCGCGATCGTCGTGCAGTTCGCCGACAACGGCACCGCGGACCACCTCTGGCAGCTGGTGGACAACGGCGACGGCTGGTGGCGCCTGAAGAACCGCAACTCCGGCAAGGTGCTCGGCGTCGCGGGCATGTCGACCGCGGACAGCGCGCAGGTGGTGCAGTTCGCCGACTCCGGGACGGCCGATCACCTGTGGCGGCTGGTGCCCGACGGGCGGGTGCGGATCGAGAACCGCAATTCGGGCAAGGTGCTCGGCGTCGATCAGATGTCCACTGCGGACAGTGCGCGGGTGGTGCAGTTCGCCGACAACGGCACCGCGGATCACCTGTGGACGTTCGAACCCACGGCGGCCGGCTGGTACCTGATCCGCAACGTCAACTCGGGCAAGGTGCTGGGGGTCGACCGGATGTCCACCGCGGACAGCGCGATCGTCGTCCAGTTCACCGACAACGGCTCACCCGACCACGAGTGGCGCCTGCGCGACGACGGCAGCGGCTGGTTCCGGATCGTGAACCGCAACTCGGGCAAGGTGCTCGGCGTGGACCGGATGTCCACTGCGGACAGTGCGCAGGTGGTGCAGTTCGGCGACACCGGGACCGCCGATCACCGGTGGCGGCTGCGTTAG
- a CDS encoding ABC transporter permease, which translates to MIWLTWRRHRKPALFAVAVLGLLAAVMVPTGLAMRAKFGDFGLGTCREALGTASMITQTEAVARCESLGHQFQREFGNLQFVAVLFVVLPALVGVFFGAPLVAREVEQGTHRLVWTQGVSRVRWALTTFGMTGAITAVLATGYALGVSWWFEPLVTASTGRLAFLAFDVQGIVPVAYTLFALALGIFAGTYWRRVVPAMALALAGYAVVRIAVEVLARPGYLPAQVRTFSPTGTQTPNPASGDWILTQNVRVDGQVVLPKAQLGPCPPGQCAAEPGTTNWLEFQPGDRFWTFQAIETGIFVLLTAALVCFAIRRIRTIA; encoded by the coding sequence GTGATCTGGCTGACCTGGCGCCGCCACCGCAAGCCCGCGTTGTTCGCGGTCGCCGTGCTCGGCCTGCTCGCGGCGGTCATGGTGCCGACCGGGCTGGCGATGCGCGCGAAGTTCGGCGACTTCGGCCTCGGGACGTGCCGCGAGGCGCTCGGGACCGCGTCGATGATCACGCAGACCGAAGCGGTGGCGCGGTGCGAAAGCCTCGGCCACCAGTTCCAGCGGGAGTTCGGGAACCTGCAGTTCGTCGCCGTCCTCTTCGTGGTCCTGCCCGCGCTGGTCGGCGTGTTCTTCGGCGCGCCGCTGGTGGCCCGCGAGGTCGAGCAGGGCACCCACCGTCTGGTGTGGACACAGGGCGTGAGCCGGGTGCGGTGGGCGCTCACCACCTTCGGCATGACCGGCGCGATCACGGCGGTTTTGGCGACCGGGTACGCGCTGGGTGTGTCGTGGTGGTTCGAGCCGCTGGTCACCGCGAGCACCGGCCGGCTCGCGTTCCTCGCGTTCGACGTCCAGGGGATCGTGCCGGTCGCGTACACGCTTTTCGCGCTGGCACTGGGAATCTTCGCGGGGACGTACTGGCGGCGCGTGGTGCCGGCGATGGCGCTCGCGCTGGCCGGGTACGCGGTCGTCCGGATCGCGGTCGAGGTCCTCGCCCGGCCCGGCTACCTGCCTGCTCAGGTGCGGACGTTCTCCCCGACCGGCACGCAGACCCCGAACCCGGCGTCGGGCGACTGGATCCTGACGCAGAACGTCCGCGTCGACGGGCAGGTGGTGCTCCCGAAGGCCCAGCTCGGCCCGTGCCCGCCCGGGCAGTGCGCGGCCGAACCGGGCACGACCAACTGGCTGGAATTCCAGCCGGGCGACCGGTTCTGGACGTTCCAGGCCATCGAAACCGGCATTTTCGTGCTGCTGACGGCGGCACTGGTCTGTTTCGCGATCCGCCGCATCCGCACCATCGCCTGA